One window of the Canis aureus isolate CA01 chromosome 1, VMU_Caureus_v.1.0, whole genome shotgun sequence genome contains the following:
- the ERFL gene encoding ETS domain-containing transcription factor ERF-like, which produces MDCSCVSDLLFAPPALPALWTPGFAFPDWAYKPESSPGSRQIQLWHFILELLQKEEYQGVIAWQGDYGEFVIKDPDEVARLWGIRKCKPHMNYDKLSRALRYYYNKRILHKTKGKRFTYKFNFSKVVLVNYPLLDVAAATTGSPLLLTPGPFAGTPGPDAPPLTPETLQTLFSAPRLGEPGARAPLFTPEPDKLRLDSPFPFLGSGATGYSKPPGLLGPYGRAFPEYPWNFNPYLTGPFPKLPPSLYPPHFYPNPLASSLGHLPSAGAGAGGGPTASPLLAAAGEGLGPERPSGLAAAPRLALPGAGGPEAALGGKDDSDSELEITDVSGCSSDSEGDDGLPVPPKAKASKGGLGS; this is translated from the exons ATGGACTGTAGCTGCGTCTCCGACCTTCTCTTCGCCCCGCCCGCCCTGCCGGCTCTCTGGACCCCTG GCTTTGCCTTCCCGGATTGGGCCTACAAGCCGGAGTCGTCCCCTGGCTCAAGGCAGATCCAGCTGTGGCACTTTATCCTGGAGCTGCTGCAGAAGGAGGAGTACCAGGGTGTCATCGCCTGGCAGGGGGACTACGGGGAATTCGTCATCAAGGACCCCGACGAAGTGGCTCGGCTCTGGGGCATCCGCAAGTGCAAGCCCCACATGAATTATGACAAGCTGAGCAGGGCCCTGcg ctACTACTACAACAAGCGGATTCTCCATAAGACCAAAGGGAAGAGGTTCACCTACAAGTTCAACTTCAGCAAAGTCGTACTTGTCAATTACCCGCTGCTGGATGTGGCAGCAGCCACCACGGGCTCCCCACTCTTGCTGACCCCTGGTCCCTTTGCGGGCACGCCTGGGCCAGATGCTCCTCCCCTTACCCCCGAG ACCCTGCAGACCCTGTTCTCTGCCCCTCGCCTGGGAGAGCCAGGGGCCCGGGCACCCCTGTTCACCCCCGAGCCAGACAAGCTGCGTCTGGACAGCCCTTTCCCATTCCTGGGCTCCG GTGCCACTGGCTATTCCAAGCCCCCTGGCCTGCTGGGTCCCTACGGCCGCGCCTTCCCGGAGTACCCCTGGAATTTTAATCCGTACCTCACCGGCCCCTTCCCCAAGCTGCCCCCCTCTCTGTACCCCCCCCACTTCTACCCCAACCCTCTGGCCAGTTCCCTGGGCCACCTGCCCTCggcaggggcgggggccgggggaggcCCTACAGCCTCGCCCCTACTGGCCGCAGCAGGGGAGGGCCTGGGCCCCGAGCGCCCCTCGGGCCTGGCAGCAGCCCCTCGCCTGGCACTGCCCGGAGCTGGGGGACCAGAGGCTGCGCTGGGCGGGAAGGATGACAGCGACTCGGAGCTGGAGATCACTGACGTCAGCGGCTGCAGCTCTGACAGCGAGGGCGACGACGGCCTCCCTGTGCCCCCCAAGGCCAAGGCGAGCAAAGGGGGGCTCGGCAGCTGA